A section of the Primulina eburnea isolate SZY01 chromosome 1, ASM2296580v1, whole genome shotgun sequence genome encodes:
- the LOC140833491 gene encoding LOW QUALITY PROTEIN: protein trichome birefringence-like 6 (The sequence of the model RefSeq protein was modified relative to this genomic sequence to represent the inferred CDS: inserted 1 base in 1 codon) gives MESADGEEVQESDDVLETGDASEEQDVDLVSDHDSDRTLHLVXRNRIEEKNKVSCDITKGKWVMDENYPLYTNASCPFIDEGFNCQANGRADKDYMKWRWQPQDCYIPRFNATKMLELIRGKRVVFVGDSINRNHWESMLCLLMGAVKDRKKVYEIRGRKITKERGNFCFMFEDYKCRVEFYVSHFLVRESTSRIGGRRVQTLRIDRIDKGSSRWRRADILVFNTGHWWSHHKTKAGINYYQEGDQVHPQLHVNKAFHRALSTWASWVDNYINRRKTRIFFTSSAPSHFRGGLWNTGGQCKNAFQPMPGTYSSQYSEKDLMVEEIMRQMKNPVTVLNITGLSDFRPDGHPSIYGRKSSNGIQDCSHWCLPGVPDIWNELLYYNLNSRTKGSLVN, from the exons ATGGAGTCTGCAGATGGAGAAGAAGTTCAAGAATCGGATGATGTGTTGGAAACAGGTGACGCTAGTGAGGAACAGGATGTGGATTTAGTGTCTGATCATGATTCCGATAGAACACTCCATTTGG GGCGAAATAGGATTGAGGAGAAGAATAAGGTGAGTTGTGACATTACAAAAGGGAAGTGGGTTATGGATGAAAACTATCCCTTGTACACAAATGCGAGCTGTCCCTTTATAGATGAAGGGTTCAACTGTCAGGCTAATGGAAGAGCGGACAAAGATTACATGAAATGGAGGTGGCAGCCTCAAGATTGTTACATTCCTAG GTTCAATGCAACCAAAATGCTGGAATTAATCAGGGGAAAGAGGGTAGTCTTTGTTGGCGATTCAATAAACAGGAATCACTGGGAGTCCATGCTTTGTTTGTTAATGGGTGCAGTCAAAGATCGGAAGAAGGTATACGAAATCCGTGGGCGTAAAATAACAAAAGAGAGGGGAAATTTTTGTTTCATGTTTGAG gATTACAAATGTAGAGTGGAATTTTATGTTAGCCATTTCTTGGTTCGTGAGAGTACGTCGAGAATCGGGGGAAGGAGAGTGCAGACACTGCGTATTGATAGGATTGATAAAGGGTCATCAAGATGGAGAAGGGCTGATATTCTAGTATTCAACACTGGACACTGGTGGAGTCATCACAAGACAAAGGCTGG GATTAATTACTACCAGGAAGGGGACCAGGTCCATCCTCAACTCCATGTTAACAAGGCTTTTCACAGAGCTTTGTCGACATGGGCATCGTGGGTCGATAACTACATTAATCGGCGCAAAACACGCATATTCTTTACAAGCTCAGCCCCTTCTCATTTCAG GGGAGGTCTGTGGAACACTGGCGGTCAATGCAAAAATGCTTTTCAACCCATGCCAGGTACTTATAGCTCTCAATATTCTGAAAAAGATCTGATGGTGGAGGAAATTATGAGGCAGATGAAGAACCCTGTTACCGTActaaatataacaggtttgtcaGATTTTAGACCAGATGGTCACCCATCCATTTACGGAAGAAAATCTTCAAATGGCATCCAAGATTGCAGCCATTGGTGCCTTCCTGGTGTCCCAGATATCTGGAATGAGTTATTGTACTATAATTTAAATTCAAGAACAAAGGGTAGTTTAGTAAACTAG
- the LOC140833502 gene encoding probable glutamyl endopeptidase, chloroplastic codes for MMNLHRHFFKPFILSASPRFLYLKPPTLHPYSLYRSHPSASAITRAKAMRFSNLLPVHAAVENGGASNGAASSDSATNDFDDSSFGNGYCLPPQEIRDIVDAPPLPTLSFSPHRDKLLFLKRRSLPPLADLAKPEEKLAGIRIDGKSNSRSRMSFYTGIGIHHIMDDGTLGPEREMHGLPSGAKLNFVTWSNDGSFLAFSVRTDEEDGSSSRLSLWVADVETGECRPLFQASDIFLNAVFDNFVWINNSTLLVCTIPLSRGDPPKKPLIPSGPKVQSNEQKNIIQSRTYQDLLKDEYDEDLFEYYATSQLVLASLDGTVNPVGTPAIYTTMDPSPDENYILIGSIHRPYSFLVPCGRFPKKVDLWTADGKFLRALCDLPLAEDIPITHNSVRRGMRSINWRADKPSTLVWVETQDGGDAKIEVSPRDIIYTESAEPRENELPVVFHKLDFRYGGISWCDDSLALVYESWYKTRKIRTWIMSPGSESVCPRILFDRSSEDVYSDPGSPMLRRTPAGTYVIAKIKKEGDESTYILLNGSGATPEGNVPFLDLFDINTGSKERIWESDKEKYYETVVALMSDQNEGEICVNQLKILTSKESKTENTQYYMLSWPGKKAHQITNFPHPYPQLSSLKKEMIRYERKDGVQLTATLYLPPDYDPARDGPLPCLMWSYPGEFKSKDAAGQVRGSPNEFAGIGSTSPLLWLARRFAILSGPTIPIIGEGNEEANDSYVEQLVGSAEAAVEEVIRRGVAHPDKISVGGHSYGAFMTANLLAHAPHLFCCGIARSGAYNRTLTPFGFQNEDRTLWEATSTYVDMSPFISANKIKKPILLIHGEEDTNPGTLTMQSDRFFNALKGHGALCRLVILPFESHGYAARESVMHVLWETDRWLQKYCVANSSEASNDSNALKENTTSTIDAEGKAVSAAGGVPEQEYADLVVDRFHMTRRSSL; via the exons ATGATGAACCTTCACAGACATTTCTTCAAACCCTTCATTCTATCAGCCAGTCCTCGTTTTCTCTATCTGAAGCCCCCCACTCTTCATCCTTATTCGCTCTACAGGTCTCATCCATCGGCTTCTGCTATCACCAGAGCTAAAGCCATGAGATTTAGCAATCTTTTACCAGTCCACGCCGCAGTAGAAAACGGCGGCGCTTCAAACGGTGCAGCTTCTTCCGACTCCGCCACTAATGATTTTGATG ATTCATCTTTTGGCAATGGGTATTGTCTTCCTCCACAAGAGATTAGAGATATTGTTGATGCTCCTCCCCTTCCTACACTATCATTCTCTCCTCATAGGGACAAATTACTATTCCTTAAGAGGAGATCTTTACCTCCTCTAGCTGATTTGGCAAAACCAGAAGAGAAGCTTGCCGGTATCAGGATTGATGGAAAATCCAATTCACGAAGTCGAAT GTCTTTCTATACCGGTATAGGAATCCACCATATAATGGACGATGGTACCTTGGGCCCAGAAAGAGAGATGCATGGCCTTCCAAGTGGTGCTAAGCTCAATTTTGTCACGTG GTCAAATGATGGCAGCTTTCTTGCCTTTAGTGTGCGAACCGATGAG GAAGACGGCAGCAGTAGCAGGCTAAGCCTATGGGTAGCTGATGTTGAAACAGGAGAATGTAGACCACTTTTCCAGGCATCAGATATCTTTCTAAATGCAGTTTTTGACAA CTTTGTGTGGATAAATAATTCAACTCTACTGGTCTGTACCATACCTTTGTCTCGTGGAGATCCACCAAAGAAACCTTTGATCCCTTCTGGTCCTAAGGTCCAATCTAATGAACAAAAGAATATCATTCAGTCCAGAACATATCAAGATCTTCTAAAAGACGAATATGATGAAGATTTGTTTGAATACTATGCAACTTCACAACTTGTTCTGGCTTCTCTTGATGGAACAGTGAATCCAGTTGGAACACCGGCTATATACACAACAATGGATCCCTCTCCCGATGAAAACTATATTTTAATCGGTTCAATTCACAGGCCGTACTCTTTTCTTGTGCCTTGCGGGAGATTTCCTAAAAAAGTTGATCTTTGGACAGCTGATGGAAAGTTTCTGAGAGCACTTTGTGATTTACCCCTTGCCGAGGATATTCCTATAACTCATAATAGTGTGCGACGGGGAATGCGCTCAATCAATTGGAGAGCAGATAAACCATCGACTCTTGTCTG GGTTGAAACACAGGATGGTGGTGATGCCAAAATAGAAGTCTCTCCACGTGATATAATTTACACAGAATCTGCCGAGCCACGTGAAAATGAGCTGCCTGTAGTTTTTCATAAACTCGATTTCCGCTATGG AGGGATTTCTTGGTGCGATGATTCTCTCGCGTTAGTTTACGAGTCCTGGTATAAAACAAGGAAAATACGAACCTGGATTATGTCACCGGGTTCGGAGAGTGTGTGTCCACGCATACTGTTTGATCGGTCTTCTGAAGATGTTTACTCCGATCCTGGTTCTCCCATGCTGAGGCGAACTCCTGCAGGCACTTATGTGATTGCGAAGATCAAGAAGGAAGGTGATGAAAGCacgtatatcttattaaatGGAAGTGGTGCTACTCCAGAGGGAAATGTTCCATTTTTGGATTTGTTTGACAT AAATACAGGCTCTAAAGAACGTATATGGGAGAGCGACAAGGAAAAGTATTATGAGACTGTAGTCGCTTTGATGAGCGATCAGAATGAAGGGGAAATTTGTGTTAATCAGTTAAAAATATTAACTTCTAAAGAATCTAAGACCGAAAACACCCAATACTACATGCTGAGTTGGCCAGGAAAAAAAGCACACCAGATTACAAACTTCCCCCATCCATACCCTCAGTTGTCATCGTTAAAAAAAGAGATGATCAGGTATGAAAGAAAGGATGGGGTTCAGCTTACTGCTACCCTGTATCTACCACCTGATTATGATCCTGCAAGAGATGGACCCCTTCCTTGTTTGATGTGGTCTTACCCTGGAGAGTTTAAAAGTAAAGATGCAGCTGGACAAGTACGTGGTTCCCCGAATGAGTTTGCTGGAATAGGTTCAACGTCTCCCCTACTTTGGCTGGCAAGAAG GTTTGCCATCTTATCAGGACCAACGATTCCTATTATTGGTGAGGGCAATGAAGAGGCAAATGATAG TTACGTTGAGCAACTTGTTGGAAGTGCAGAGGCTGCAGTAGAGGAAGTTATCCGTCGAGGG GTGGCCCATCCCGACAAAATCTCAGTTGGAGGTCACTCCTATGGGGCTTTTATGACAGCAAACCTCCTTGCTCATGCACCTCATCTTTTCTGTTGTGGAATAGCTCGTTCTGGAGCATATAACAGAACTCTTACCCCATTTGGGTTTCAG AATGAGGATAGGACACTTTGGGAGGCAACTTCTACTTATGTTGATATGAGTCCATTTATATCagctaataaaattaaaaagccTATACTGTTGATCCATGGAGAAGAAGACACCAATCCAGGGACACTGACAATGCAG TCCGATCGATTCTTTAATGCATTGAAAGGCCATGGGGCACTCTGTCGCCTGGTTATTCTTCCCTTCGAGAGCCATGGTTATGCAGCACGGGAAAGTGTGATGCATGTTCTCTGGGAAACGGACAGATGGCTGCAAAAATATTGTGTAGCAAATTCATCAGAAGCAAGTAATGATTCGAATGCACTTAAAGAAAATACAACCAGCACAATCGATGCAGAGGGGAAAGCCGTCAGTGCAGCTGGAGGAGTTCCGGAGCAAGAGTATGCAGATCTCGTAGTTGATAGATTTCACATGACACGCAGATCTTCATTGTG A